The Amycolatopsis camponoti genome segment CTCGAGCTCAAGACGGGCGAAAGCGCGTTCGTCGAGCTCAAGCCGGACGGGCCGTGGGTCGTGGACGTCCGGGCGGTGATGGCGGAAGCGGCACGGAAAGGGCTGTTGCGCACGGAAACCGAACTGGGGAAGGAGCGTCGAAGATGACGGACACCCTGCGGGAGGCGTATCGCGTGATGCGCACCATCCGAGCGTTCGAAGAGCGGGTGCACGACGAGTTCGCGACGGGCGAAATCCCCGGGTTCGTGCACCTCTACGCCGGTGAGGAAGCGTCCGCCGCAGGGGTCTGCGCCCACCTCGACGACCGTGACGCCATCGCCAGCACCCACCGCGGCCACGGCCACGGCATCGCCAAGGGCGTCGACGTCAAAGCCATGATGGCCGAGATCTTCGGTCGCAAGACAGGATCCTGTCACGGCAAGGGTGGCTCGATGCACATCGCCGACCTTTCGAAGGGGATGCTCGGCGCCAGCGGCATCGTCGGCGGCGGCCCGCCGCTCATCTGCGGCACCGCCCTCGCCGCCAAGCAGCAGCACACCGGCGGCGTCGGCGTCGCCTTCTTCGGCGACGGCGCCGGCAACCAGGGGGCGACGCTCGAGGCGCTGAACCTCGCGTCGGTCTGGGACCTCCCAGCCCTCTTCGTCGCCGAGAACAACAGCTACGCCGAAGCGACGTCGAGCACCTGGTCCGTCGCCTCGGACAACATCGCCGACCGCGCCGCCGGGTTCGGCGTGCCGGGCGTGATCATCGACGGGTTCGACTTCTTCGCCGTCCACGAAGCCGCGGGGGAGGCCATCGAACGCGCCCGCGGCGGCGGTGGCCCGACGCTCATCGAGGTCAAGTTCAGCCGCTGCTTCGGGCCCTTCGGGGGCGACCAGCAGACCTACCGGGCCGGCGAAGCCGCCGACGCGCGCGAGAACCTCGACTGCCTCAAGCGGTTCCGGGAACGCGTCACCGACAACGGTGAGCTGCCCGGACAGGTCCTCGACGACATCGACGCCGAAGTCGCGAAGCTCATCGAAGACGCCGTCGCCGAGGCGAAGGCCGCGCCGAAACCCGCGAAGGAAGACCTCGAGACCGACGTCTACGTGTCCTACTGAGGAGCGCACGGCATGGCCAGGACGATCAGCTACCGCGAGGCGATCACCGAGGCGCTCAGCCAGGAGATGGAGCGCGACGAGTCGGTCATCGTCATGGGGGAGGAGAACGCCGGCGGCCCGGGCGGCGTCCTCGGCGTCACGAAGGGGCTCTTCCCCAAGTTCCCCGGCCGCGTCCTCGACACGCCGATCTCCGAGTCCGCTTTCGTCGGCGCGGCGATCGGCGCCGCGACGCGCGGGCAGCGGCCGGTCGCGGAACTGATGTTCATCGACTTCATGGGCGTCGGCTTCGACCAGATCTTCAACCAGGCGGCCAAGTTCCGGTACATGTTCGGCGGCAAGGCCCGGACGCCCGTGGTGATCCGGACGATGTACGGCGCCGGGCTGCGGGCCGCCGCGCAGCATTCGCAGTGCCTGTACCCGATCTTCACGCACATCCCGGGCCTGAAGGTCGTCGTGCCGTCGAGCCCGTACGAGGCGAAAGGCCTGCTCATCCAGGCCATCCGCGACGACGACCCGGTGATCTTCTGCGAGCACAAGGCCCTCTACGACACCAGCGGCGACGTTCCCGAGGACAGCTACACGATCCCGTTCGGAGAGGCCAACGTCGTGCGTGACGGCGGCGACGTCACGATCGTCGCGTTCGGGCGGATGGTCGCCGTCGCGGAAGAAGCCGCGAAAGAGCTGGCCGCCGGCGACATCGAAGCCGAGATCATCGACCCGCGCACCACCAGCCCGCTCGACACCGGCACGATCCGCGAAAGCGTCGGGAACACCGGGCGCCTGGTCGTCGTCGACGAGGCCTCGCCGCGCTGCAACCTCGCCACGGACATCTCCGCGCTCGTCGCGAAGGAGGCGTTCGGCGCCCTGCGGGCCCCGATCGAGATGGTGACGCCGCCGCACACGCCCGTCCCGTTCTCCGACGCGCTCGAGGACCTCTACCTCCCGGACGCGCAGAAGGTCATCAACGCGGCCAAGGCGGTCGTGGAGTACCGGCGATGATCCGGCGCGCGCGGAAACCGCACCTGAGCGCGCTGTTCGCCGACGTGCAGGCCATCGACGCAGCTCGGCGGCTGTCCACAGTGGACTTACTGCCGTCGTACCACGCGGACGTCCACCTCGAAGCTCAGGGCAGCGCGATCACCGGCTGACCCGCCCGCCTCCGGTGGCTCTTGGCCCCGCCGGAGGCCGCGAAGGGCTCTTCGCCGGCACCTCCCCGGCCGGCGAAGAGCTCTCGGCGAGATTGTCGCCACCTTCCGATCAGCGGACCGAAAAGGCAGACTGAGGAGGCAGAGCGCAAGGAGCGGCGGTTGGGGCAGCGAAACCTCGAGGCAGCGTTGCCTGCCGGGGCGGACCCCCGGCGGTACGCCCGTGTCCTCGCGCAGGTGCACGAAGCGGCCCTGACCGGCCAAGACGGACCCAGCCGGCCGCGGCCGGTGATCGACGCGTCCTGGCAACGCATGCGCCGCCTCGGCATGGATCCCGACAGCCGGTCCGCCGCGCCCGTCCTGACCGTCGAAGAGCTGGAAGCGCGCCGCCGCACGAGCGGGCTGGCCGAAGCGCTGCCGACGCTGCGCGGCGGCCTGATCAGCCTGGCCGAGCAGGCCGCGCACATCATGGTGATCGTCGACGCGGGCGGCAAGGTGCTGTGGCGCGACGGCAGTGCCGCGGTTCGCCGCCGCGCCGACGGGCTCGGGTTCGTCGAAGGCGTCGACTGGCAGGAAGAAGCCGTCGGCACCAACGCGATCGGCACCGCGCTGGTCACGCGCCGCCCGGTCCAGATGTACGCCGCCGAGCACTACGTCCGCGCGCACCACTCCTGGACGTGCGCCGCCGCGCCGCTGCACGACCCGCGCGACGGCAGGCTGCTCGGCGTCGTCGACCTCTCCGGCTCGGCCTCGACCGTCCACGCGACGACGTTGGCGCTGGTCGACGCCGTGACGCGGCTCGCGGAGTCCCAGTTGCGCACCACCCACCT includes the following:
- a CDS encoding thiamine pyrophosphate-dependent dehydrogenase E1 component subunit alpha; the protein is MTDTLREAYRVMRTIRAFEERVHDEFATGEIPGFVHLYAGEEASAAGVCAHLDDRDAIASTHRGHGHGIAKGVDVKAMMAEIFGRKTGSCHGKGGSMHIADLSKGMLGASGIVGGGPPLICGTALAAKQQHTGGVGVAFFGDGAGNQGATLEALNLASVWDLPALFVAENNSYAEATSSTWSVASDNIADRAAGFGVPGVIIDGFDFFAVHEAAGEAIERARGGGGPTLIEVKFSRCFGPFGGDQQTYRAGEAADARENLDCLKRFRERVTDNGELPGQVLDDIDAEVAKLIEDAVAEAKAAPKPAKEDLETDVYVSY
- a CDS encoding alpha-ketoacid dehydrogenase subunit beta — protein: MARTISYREAITEALSQEMERDESVIVMGEENAGGPGGVLGVTKGLFPKFPGRVLDTPISESAFVGAAIGAATRGQRPVAELMFIDFMGVGFDQIFNQAAKFRYMFGGKARTPVVIRTMYGAGLRAAAQHSQCLYPIFTHIPGLKVVVPSSPYEAKGLLIQAIRDDDPVIFCEHKALYDTSGDVPEDSYTIPFGEANVVRDGGDVTIVAFGRMVAVAEEAAKELAAGDIEAEIIDPRTTSPLDTGTIRESVGNTGRLVVVDEASPRCNLATDISALVAKEAFGALRAPIEMVTPPHTPVPFSDALEDLYLPDAQKVINAAKAVVEYRR
- a CDS encoding helix-turn-helix domain-containing protein, giving the protein MGQRNLEAALPAGADPRRYARVLAQVHEAALTGQDGPSRPRPVIDASWQRMRRLGMDPDSRSAAPVLTVEELEARRRTSGLAEALPTLRGGLISLAEQAAHIMVIVDAGGKVLWRDGSAAVRRRADGLGFVEGVDWQEEAVGTNAIGTALVTRRPVQMYAAEHYVRAHHSWTCAAAPLHDPRDGRLLGVVDLSGSASTVHATTLALVDAVTRLAESQLRTTHLTELERLRGFAVPVLSKVGGQAVVADEHGWVAAAAGLAPVDRISLPANLAPGGVWLPAYGHCAVEPVPGGWLIRPTESDVAPPTRVVLDVRSPREPELTVAGASGTWTHRLSPRHAEMLYVLASHRGGRSASELSSDLFGDAGRTVTVRAEMSRLRRHFGGILGAKPYRFADDVEVLVRRPPSPEEVLPHSLAPAIRG